The Clostridioides difficile genome has a segment encoding these proteins:
- a CDS encoding amidohydrolase translates to MKEKIYYNGNILTMEDSICGDAILIKDKIIKKIGTKEEILALKNDETQVIDLQGKTLMPSFIDSHSHLTAFATTLRLVPLEDATSFKDIVKKIQDFKDSKDIEKGEWIIGFSYDNNFLEENRHPDKDLLDSASLENPILISHASGHMGVANTLGLKKLGVTHETQDPEGGHIGRVKGSKEPNGYLEENAFFKVSSKIKQPSLDEICNLIEKVQDIYLSYGITTAQEGLMAENQFNLLKLMSNQNRLKMDIVGYIDLKNSKSVRDDNESFVKKSVNRFKIGGYKIFLDGSPQGKTAWLTKPYENSEDGYCGYPIYKDEEVEKFINISVEEKMQLLTHCNGDAAADQLINSFEKVIKEKNIKDDMRPVMIHAQTVREDQIDEMKKINMIPSYFVAHTYYWGDIHIKNLGESRAFKISPLKTTIEKGLIYTLHQDTPVIAPNMLETIWCAVNRITKKGVLIGENEKISPLEALKSVTINAAYQYFEEDKKGSIKEGKLANLIILDENPLTVDPLKIKDIKILQTIVEGEVLYSLK, encoded by the coding sequence ATGAAAGAAAAAATTTATTATAATGGAAATATCCTTACAATGGAAGATTCAATATGTGGAGATGCTATTCTCATAAAAGATAAAATAATAAAAAAAATAGGAACAAAAGAAGAAATTTTAGCTTTAAAAAATGATGAAACACAAGTCATAGATTTACAAGGGAAAACATTGATGCCATCATTTATAGATTCACACAGTCATTTGACAGCTTTTGCTACTACCCTAAGATTAGTTCCTTTAGAAGATGCAACTAGCTTTAAAGATATAGTAAAGAAAATACAAGATTTTAAAGATTCAAAGGATATAGAAAAGGGTGAGTGGATAATTGGTTTTTCGTATGATAACAATTTTTTAGAAGAAAATAGGCATCCAGATAAAGATTTATTGGATAGTGCGTCTTTAGAAAACCCAATACTAATTTCACATGCTTCTGGTCATATGGGAGTTGCCAATACTCTAGGATTAAAAAAACTAGGTGTTACTCATGAAACACAAGACCCAGAAGGAGGACATATAGGTAGAGTCAAAGGTAGTAAAGAGCCAAATGGATACTTAGAAGAGAATGCATTTTTTAAAGTATCATCCAAAATAAAACAACCATCATTAGATGAAATTTGTAATCTAATTGAAAAAGTACAAGATATTTACTTAAGTTATGGTATTACGACAGCACAAGAAGGATTAATGGCAGAAAATCAATTTAATCTTTTAAAACTAATGTCAAATCAAAATAGATTAAAAATGGATATTGTTGGATATATAGATTTAAAAAATAGTAAATCTGTGAGAGATGATAATGAAAGTTTTGTAAAGAAATCTGTGAATAGATTTAAAATAGGAGGATATAAGATATTTTTAGATGGTTCTCCTCAAGGAAAGACAGCATGGTTAACGAAACCATATGAAAATTCAGAAGATGGTTATTGTGGGTATCCTATATATAAAGATGAGGAAGTAGAAAAATTTATAAACATTTCAGTAGAAGAAAAAATGCAACTTTTAACTCATTGTAATGGAGATGCAGCAGCAGATCAGCTAATAAATTCATTTGAAAAAGTTATAAAGGAAAAAAATATCAAAGATGATATGAGACCTGTGATGATACATGCCCAAACTGTAAGAGAAGACCAAATTGATGAAATGAAAAAAATAAACATGATACCATCATACTTTGTAGCTCACACATACTACTGGGGAGATATTCATATTAAAAATCTTGGGGAAAGTAGAGCATTTAAGATTAGCCCTCTTAAAACAACTATAGAAAAAGGTTTGATTTATACTTTACATCAAGATACACCTGTAATAGCACCTAATATGCTTGAAACAATATGGTGTGCAGTTAATAGGATTACAAAAAAAGGAGTATTGATAGGTGAAAATGAAAAGATAAGCCCCTTGGAAGCTTTAAAGAGTGTTACTATAAATGCAGCATATCAATACTTTGAAGAAGATAAAAAAGGTTCAATTAAAGAAGGTAAACTAGCTAATTTAATAATACTAGATGAAAATCCACTTACAGTTGACCCTCTTAAAATAAAAGACATTAAAATTTTACAAACAATAGTAGAAGGGGAAGTATTATATTCTTTAAAATAG
- a CDS encoding helix-turn-helix domain-containing protein — protein sequence MSNSSIGRKLTLCRKKQNISIKDLSKLIKVTPSLISQIEKGSVNPSINFLKSISSALNVPLITFFIPFIDDSELIVRNNLRKIVILPESENIFYEMLSNNPFNKFEFAIMNLSPKSYCKEKNGHAGNEVAYILKGSVELSLEDDIFELNEGDSVKIPFGMRHKWGNPNEIESKVIYIVVS from the coding sequence ATGAGTAATTCAAGTATAGGTAGAAAATTGACTTTATGTAGAAAGAAACAGAATATTAGTATAAAAGATTTATCTAAATTAATTAAAGTTACACCTTCTTTAATTAGTCAAATAGAAAAAGGAAGTGTAAATCCATCCATAAATTTTTTAAAATCAATTTCAAGTGCTTTAAACGTACCATTAATTACTTTTTTCATTCCTTTTATTGATGATTCAGAATTAATTGTAAGAAACAATCTTAGAAAAATAGTAATTTTACCAGAGTCAGAAAATATTTTTTATGAAATGTTATCCAATAATCCATTTAATAAATTCGAATTTGCTATTATGAATTTATCTCCTAAATCTTATTGTAAAGAAAAAAATGGGCATGCTGGAAACGAAGTTGCTTATATACTTAAAGGAAGTGTTGAGCTTAGTTTGGAAGATGATATATTTGAATTAAACGAAGGTGATAGTGTGAAAATACCATTTGGTATGAGACATAAGTGGGGAAATCCAAATGAAATTGAAAGTAAAGTAATCTACATAGTAGTGTCCTAA
- the serS gene encoding serine--tRNA ligase, with product MLDIKRIRENLDCIKKAMERRGEKAFNLDEVVKLDDERRKILQEVEVMKNELNTASKNIPNLIKEGKDVENEKAKLKELSDKIKVIDQNLKEVEDKMEYLLMRIPNVPHPEVPQGETDEDNVEVRTWGKTTSFDFESKPHWEIGTELGILDFETAGKITGSRFTLYRGLGARLERALLNFYLDTNTTVNGYTEVIPPFMANRNSFLGTGQLPKFEEDMFKIEGLDYFLIPTSEVPLTNIHANEILKFEQLPINYTAYTPCFRSEAGSAGRDTRGLVRQHQFNKVEMVKIVAPEESYNELEKLTNNAETMLQLLNLPYRVVKICTGDLGFTASFKYDVEVWMPSYNRYVEISSCSNCEDFQARRAGIRFKRDKNSKAEYAHTLNGSGLAIGRSVAAILENYQQSDGSVIVPEVLRPYMGVSVIK from the coding sequence ATGCTTGATATAAAAAGAATAAGAGAAAACTTAGATTGTATAAAGAAAGCAATGGAAAGAAGGGGTGAAAAAGCCTTTAATCTTGATGAAGTAGTTAAGTTAGATGATGAAAGAAGAAAGATTCTTCAAGAAGTTGAGGTTATGAAAAATGAATTGAACACTGCATCTAAAAATATACCAAATCTTATAAAAGAAGGTAAAGATGTAGAAAATGAAAAAGCTAAACTAAAGGAGCTATCTGACAAGATTAAAGTTATAGACCAAAACCTTAAAGAAGTAGAAGATAAGATGGAATATTTATTGATGAGAATACCAAATGTGCCACATCCAGAAGTACCACAAGGGGAAACTGATGAAGATAATGTTGAAGTGAGAACTTGGGGCAAGACAACTAGTTTTGATTTTGAATCTAAACCTCATTGGGAAATAGGAACTGAGTTAGGTATACTTGATTTTGAAACAGCTGGGAAAATAACTGGCTCAAGATTCACTCTTTATAGGGGATTAGGAGCTAGATTAGAAAGAGCATTATTAAATTTTTATCTGGATACAAATACAACAGTAAATGGATATACAGAAGTTATTCCACCATTTATGGCAAATAGAAATAGTTTTTTAGGTACAGGACAACTACCTAAGTTTGAAGAGGATATGTTCAAGATAGAAGGATTAGATTACTTTTTAATTCCAACATCAGAAGTTCCTTTAACTAATATACATGCTAATGAAATACTTAAGTTTGAGCAATTACCAATAAATTATACAGCATATACTCCTTGTTTTAGGTCAGAAGCTGGTTCTGCTGGAAGAGATACAAGAGGCTTGGTAAGACAGCATCAATTCAATAAAGTAGAAATGGTAAAAATAGTAGCTCCAGAAGAATCTTACAATGAATTAGAAAAATTAACTAACAATGCTGAGACTATGTTGCAACTATTAAATTTACCATACAGAGTAGTGAAAATATGTACAGGTGACTTAGGATTTACAGCTTCTTTTAAATACGATGTGGAAGTTTGGATGCCAAGTTACAACAGATATGTTGAAATTTCATCTTGTTCAAACTGTGAAGATTTTCAGGCTAGAAGAGCTGGAATAAGATTTAAAAGAGATAAAAATTCTAAAGCTGAATATGCACATACATTAAATGGGTCTGGATTGGCTATTGGAAGAAGTGTAGCAGCTATATTGGAAAATTATCAACAATCAGATGGTTCTGTAATTGTTCCAGAGGTTTTAAGACCATATATGGGTGTTTCTGTTATTAAATAA
- a CDS encoding histidine kinase, with the protein MKIQNTEWGYIEWKHTYDENNPKQAMNIYIAVTMPGKKHFNHVHYGQEQMIYILEGEGLYIINGVWKPFSQGMIFYIESGSTHESINTGDRPIKELVVSNIVSNFETNEVLEINPKNKIENTLVNYSENTLNLYAAVESIRGHFIDPFKIPLIIYDDSWNIVLKNPYFPLFCFEKCNPMKFPQKCDCMNQKSSNQFICKYGITIYNISIIYKNNSIGVIRGGYILLSDSNSDVGCNNLYDIPEGAARTMRRLLNQIAKNIINFCSFNDIRTELKEKEEIIAKTFYYGEQLEMDLKLAQDTVTNLRINHHFLFNTLNSMASIALGDGSDDLYSAIIDLAKMFRYTMKSDLRFVELESEISYIKNYLNLQKLRYGDALKVKYIIPKELYNIYVPFNFLQPIVENAFTHGFRDVDKEKHIEVNVGKKNKDVVIKVYNNGTILNGITLNRVKRGLSSGSSHGLSLIYSKFLSIYGNDFSMDITSEVTIGTCILITIPTKNYKDKV; encoded by the coding sequence ATGAAAATTCAAAATACTGAGTGGGGATATATTGAATGGAAACATACTTATGATGAGAATAACCCAAAACAAGCTATGAATATATACATTGCAGTTACCATGCCAGGTAAAAAACATTTTAATCATGTTCATTATGGCCAAGAACAGATGATATATATTTTAGAAGGAGAAGGATTGTATATTATAAATGGAGTTTGGAAGCCATTTTCCCAAGGTATGATTTTTTACATAGAATCTGGTAGCACACATGAGTCTATAAATACAGGAGATAGACCAATAAAAGAACTAGTAGTGTCAAATATTGTAAGCAATTTTGAGACAAATGAGGTACTCGAAATTAATCCAAAAAATAAGATAGAAAATACTCTAGTAAATTATAGTGAAAATACATTAAATTTATATGCAGCAGTTGAGTCAATACGAGGTCATTTTATTGATCCATTTAAAATACCTTTAATTATTTATGATGATTCTTGGAATATAGTTTTAAAAAATCCGTATTTTCCTTTGTTTTGTTTTGAAAAATGTAATCCAATGAAATTTCCACAAAAATGTGATTGTATGAATCAAAAAAGTAGTAATCAATTTATATGTAAGTATGGCATAACCATATATAATATTTCAATAATATATAAAAATAATAGTATAGGTGTTATAAGAGGAGGATATATTCTATTGTCTGACTCAAATTCAGATGTTGGATGTAACAATTTATACGATATACCAGAAGGTGCAGCTAGAACTATGAGGAGATTACTCAATCAAATAGCTAAAAATATAATTAATTTTTGTTCATTTAATGATATAAGAACAGAGTTGAAAGAAAAAGAAGAAATTATAGCAAAAACATTTTATTATGGTGAACAGTTAGAAATGGACTTAAAGTTAGCTCAAGATACTGTTACTAATTTGAGAATAAATCATCATTTTTTATTTAATACTTTAAACTCAATGGCAAGTATAGCACTTGGTGATGGTTCTGATGATTTATATAGTGCAATTATAGACTTAGCTAAAATGTTTAGATATACTATGAAATCAGATTTAAGATTTGTAGAGCTAGAGTCTGAAATTTCTTATATTAAAAACTATCTTAATCTGCAAAAGTTACGCTATGGAGATGCATTAAAAGTGAAATATATAATTCCTAAAGAGTTATACAATATTTATGTTCCATTTAATTTTTTGCAACCAATTGTAGAAAATGCATTTACACATGGATTTAGAGATGTTGATAAAGAAAAGCATATAGAAGTAAATGTAGGTAAAAAAAACAAAGATGTTGTAATAAAAGTATATAACAATGGAACTATATTGAATGGCATTACATTAAATAGAGTAAAAAGAGGTCTTTCAAGTGGAAGTTCACATGGTCTATCTTTAATATATTCTAAGTTCTTGTCTATTTATGGAAATGATTTTAGTATGGATATTACATCAGAAGTTACTATAGGAACTTGTATTTTAATAACAATACCAACAAAAAATTATAAAGATAAAGTATAA
- a CDS encoding response regulator, which produces MRRVLIVDDEVAVLKIISHFIERLNIPLEIIEKVTSGDEAIEKIIKLEPDIVFMDIQIPIYNGLEVIEKTNSRLKEINFIVITAFNYFEYAQKALRLGAKDILLKPIDLKEFTDSIEKIVGYKYTNSELLNQLLEYISLNYYKDLSLNDCATKFLTNPYNISRLFKKHLDTTFVSYLNYVRIEKSIDLLKNTNKTIQEVSESVGYNSLNNFYKNFKIFKGLTPKVYLNTIKQN; this is translated from the coding sequence ATGAGAAGAGTTCTAATAGTAGATGATGAAGTAGCTGTATTAAAAATAATATCTCACTTTATAGAAAGGTTAAATATACCTTTAGAGATAATTGAGAAAGTTACTTCTGGAGATGAGGCAATAGAAAAGATAATAAAGCTAGAGCCAGATATAGTATTCATGGACATTCAGATTCCTATATATAATGGACTAGAAGTAATAGAAAAGACTAACTCAAGATTAAAAGAAATAAATTTTATTGTAATAACAGCTTTTAATTACTTTGAATATGCACAAAAAGCTCTAAGGCTAGGAGCCAAAGACATACTTTTAAAGCCAATAGACTTAAAAGAGTTTACAGATTCGATTGAGAAGATAGTTGGATATAAATATACTAATAGCGAGTTATTAAATCAGTTACTAGAGTACATAAGTTTAAATTATTACAAAGATTTGAGTTTGAACGATTGTGCAACTAAATTTTTAACAAATCCATATAATATTTCAAGACTTTTTAAGAAACATTTGGATACTACTTTTGTATCATATCTAAATTATGTAAGAATAGAAAAGTCGATAGATTTATTAAAAAACACAAATAAAACAATTCAAGAAGTTTCAGAATCAGTTGGATATAACAGCCTAAATAATTTTTACAAAAATTTTAAAATTTTCAAAGGTTTAACTCCAAAAGTATATCTAAATACTATAAAGCAAAATTGA
- a CDS encoding M20 family metallopeptidase, with amino-acid sequence MQKIISISEKYKEDILEFFTDIHMHPELSFKEFRTTKAIKDLLVSLDIEILELGMETGVVGLLKGKYDGPTVALRGDIDALPIYEEVDIEYKSRYDGIMHACGHDIHTSCIVGCAYVLSHIRDSLHGNVKFIFQPAEEVNKGAKMLVERGVMENPKVDAIFGLHNHPDIPCGKVGVKLGGLMAAVDTIRIEVNGFGGHGGIPNRTIDPIVASSAIIMGIQTIVSRNISPLESAVISIGTINGGTANNVISEKVDMTGTCRSFSNEVRKKISENLENIVGEIARGYQATAKLDYLFDLPAVINSKEMYTIACKSVCDLYSEDAIVDPIPSTGGEDFSIFMEKAPGFFYWLGVGNKAQGCTYQWHNPKFKADKNSILVGTNVLCQSVINYMDKFKK; translated from the coding sequence ATGCAAAAAATTATTTCTATCTCAGAAAAGTATAAAGAAGATATTTTAGAGTTTTTTACAGATATTCATATGCACCCTGAACTAAGTTTTAAAGAATTTAGGACTACAAAAGCTATAAAAGATTTATTAGTAAGTTTAGATATAGAGATATTAGAATTGGGAATGGAAACAGGAGTAGTGGGATTATTGAAAGGAAAGTATGATGGTCCTACAGTGGCACTAAGAGGAGATATTGATGCATTACCAATCTATGAAGAGGTTGATATTGAGTACAAATCAAGATATGATGGCATAATGCATGCATGTGGGCATGATATACATACTTCTTGTATTGTAGGGTGTGCGTATGTATTATCTCATATTAGAGACAGTCTTCATGGAAATGTAAAGTTTATATTCCAGCCAGCAGAAGAGGTTAACAAAGGTGCAAAGATGTTGGTTGAACGAGGAGTAATGGAAAATCCAAAGGTAGATGCTATATTTGGTCTTCATAATCATCCAGATATACCTTGTGGAAAAGTAGGTGTTAAGTTAGGTGGATTGATGGCAGCAGTAGATACTATTAGAATAGAAGTAAATGGCTTTGGAGGTCATGGAGGTATACCAAACAGAACAATAGACCCTATAGTAGCATCAAGTGCAATTATAATGGGAATCCAAACAATAGTAAGTCGAAATATAAGTCCATTAGAATCAGCTGTTATATCAATTGGTACTATAAATGGAGGAACTGCAAATAATGTAATTTCAGAAAAGGTAGATATGACAGGTACATGTAGAAGCTTTAGCAATGAGGTACGAAAAAAAATATCTGAAAATTTGGAAAATATAGTTGGAGAGATAGCGCGTGGATATCAGGCAACTGCAAAACTAGATTATTTATTTGATTTACCAGCTGTTATAAATAGTAAGGAGATGTACACAATAGCTTGCAAATCTGTATGTGATTTATATTCAGAAGATGCTATAGTTGATCCAATACCTTCAACAGGAGGAGAAGATTTTTCTATATTTATGGAAAAAGCACCAGGATTTTTTTACTGGTTAGGTGTAGGGAACAAAGCACAAGGATGTACATATCAGTGGCATAATCCTAAATTTAAGGCTGATAAAAATTCTATCTTAGTAGGTACAAATGTACTATGCCAGTCTGTTATAAATTATATGGATAAATTTAAAAAGTAA
- a CDS encoding AbgT family transporter: MRTLNVVERAGNKLPDPVTIFLLLCIVVLILSAVISSLGVEEIHPSTKEVVKVVNLLEKEQIQAYLGSIVTNFQSFAPLGLVLVTMLGAGVAEKSGFMEVLMKKGISKVPQKLVTVAIVFAGMLSHTAADVGFIILPPLAALVFLGIGRHPLVGMFAAFAGVAGGFAANVMLSTTDVLLAGFTIPAAQMMDPSYQGNPAMNLYFAFISAIVLTFAGAFVTEKFIAPRFSKYNDAVNDKDMQELSELENKGIKYALLSLLVVVVIIVALCIGENAFMKDPETGSILSSNAPLMKGIVPIITIIFLTPGLVYGKVSNKIKNDKELVSMMGSSMSDMGGYIVLAFIASQFINLFNLSNLGTILSITGAKALAGSGIPSYGLIIGFILLSGFINLFVGSASAKWAILAPIFVPMFMLLDFNPALTQIAYRIGDASTNPISPLFPYFPVILAFARKYDKDLGIGTIISNMIPYSVVFTLIEIIILLLFMGIGIPLGPGGGISYAL; the protein is encoded by the coding sequence ATGAGAACATTAAATGTTGTGGAGAGAGCAGGAAATAAACTTCCAGACCCAGTAACTATATTTTTATTACTATGCATAGTTGTTTTAATATTATCAGCAGTTATATCTAGTTTAGGAGTAGAAGAAATACACCCGTCTACAAAAGAAGTTGTAAAAGTAGTAAACCTACTAGAGAAAGAGCAGATTCAAGCTTATTTAGGAAGCATAGTTACAAACTTTCAATCATTCGCTCCATTAGGATTAGTATTAGTTACAATGCTAGGAGCAGGAGTTGCTGAGAAATCTGGATTTATGGAAGTATTAATGAAAAAAGGAATTAGTAAAGTTCCACAGAAACTTGTAACTGTAGCAATTGTATTTGCAGGTATGTTATCTCATACAGCAGCAGATGTAGGATTTATAATATTACCACCACTTGCAGCACTTGTATTTTTAGGGATTGGTAGACATCCCCTTGTAGGTATGTTTGCAGCTTTTGCAGGTGTTGCAGGAGGATTTGCAGCAAATGTTATGCTTAGTACTACAGACGTATTGTTAGCTGGATTTACAATACCAGCAGCTCAAATGATGGACCCATCTTATCAAGGAAATCCAGCAATGAACCTTTATTTTGCTTTTATATCGGCAATTGTTCTGACTTTTGCAGGAGCATTTGTAACAGAAAAATTTATAGCTCCTCGTTTTTCAAAATATAATGATGCAGTGAATGATAAAGATATGCAGGAATTAAGTGAACTTGAAAATAAAGGTATAAAGTATGCCTTATTATCATTGTTAGTTGTTGTAGTGATAATAGTGGCTTTATGTATAGGGGAAAATGCATTTATGAAAGATCCAGAAACTGGTTCTATATTATCTAGCAATGCACCTTTAATGAAAGGTATAGTTCCAATAATCACTATTATATTTTTGACTCCAGGATTAGTGTATGGAAAAGTAAGTAATAAGATAAAGAATGACAAAGAATTGGTATCTATGATGGGTAGCAGTATGAGTGATATGGGAGGATATATAGTCTTAGCATTTATAGCATCTCAATTTATTAATCTATTTAATCTCAGTAATCTAGGAACGATTTTATCAATAACAGGGGCAAAAGCTTTGGCAGGATCTGGTATACCTAGTTATGGATTGATAATAGGATTTATATTATTATCTGGATTTATCAACTTATTTGTTGGAAGTGCTTCTGCAAAATGGGCAATTTTAGCACCTATATTTGTTCCTATGTTTATGTTACTAGATTTTAATCCAGCATTAACTCAAATAGCTTATCGTATTGGAGATGCTTCAACAAATCCAATAAGTCCACTTTTTCCATATTTCCCAGTTATATTAGCTTTTGCTAGAAAATATGATAAGGATTTAGGCATAGGTACTATAATATCAAATATGATTCCATATTCAGTGGTGTTTACATTAATAGAGATAATAATATTACTACTGTTTATGGGCATTGGCATACCATTAGGTCCTGGTGGAGGAATATCTTATGCTTTATAA
- a CDS encoding serine hydroxymethyltransferase → MLKTTRISDPELYEIVVGELVRQEHNIEMIASESTAPTEVLELSGCVFTNKTEEGYPGARFQAGSEEADKLENLAIKRAKEIFGAEHVNVQPYSGSTANYCVYSAILKPNDTVLSMRLDQGGHLTHGSTVNFLHDIYKYEFYGVDSNTGRIDYDALEAKAKECKPKLIIAGASSYPRLIDYERISNVAKEVGAYFMVDMAHVAGLVAAKVIPSPVPYADFVSSSTTKTFCGPRSGIVLCKAEHAKKLDKGVFPGTLGSIHLNTVAAKTFSLLYLGTDKFRKVMEQVVVNAKTLAAELISHGFSIVSGGTDNHIVMVDLRSKNLTGKQFEKALEYVGITVNKNVIPDDPQSPFVTSGVRIGLTSISQRGLKEKEVIQIAGIMNKVAENIDNKEVLDECKVEAQELIAKFPLYPEGYFED, encoded by the coding sequence ATGTTAAAAACAACAAGAATTTCAGACCCAGAGTTATACGAGATTGTAGTTGGTGAATTAGTTAGACAAGAGCATAATATTGAGATGATAGCTTCTGAAAGTACAGCACCAACAGAAGTACTTGAATTAAGTGGATGTGTATTTACAAACAAAACAGAAGAAGGTTATCCAGGAGCACGTTTCCAAGCAGGTTCTGAAGAAGCAGATAAACTTGAAAATCTAGCAATAAAGCGTGCGAAAGAAATATTTGGAGCAGAACATGTAAATGTACAGCCTTACTCAGGTTCTACAGCTAACTATTGTGTATACTCAGCAATATTAAAGCCAAATGATACTGTCTTAAGTATGCGTCTTGACCAAGGAGGACACTTAACACATGGTAGTACAGTAAACTTCTTACATGATATTTATAAATATGAATTTTATGGGGTAGATTCAAATACTGGGCGTATAGACTACGACGCTCTTGAAGCGAAGGCAAAAGAGTGTAAACCAAAACTTATAATTGCAGGGGCAAGTTCATATCCAAGATTGATAGATTATGAAAGAATATCTAATGTTGCAAAAGAGGTAGGAGCTTATTTTATGGTAGATATGGCCCATGTTGCAGGTTTGGTGGCAGCAAAAGTAATACCTAGTCCTGTACCGTATGCAGATTTTGTTTCTTCATCTACAACAAAAACTTTCTGTGGACCAAGAAGTGGTATTGTACTTTGTAAAGCTGAACATGCAAAGAAACTTGATAAAGGTGTTTTCCCAGGAACATTAGGTTCTATACATCTTAACACAGTTGCAGCGAAAACGTTTTCGCTATTGTATTTAGGTACAGATAAGTTTCGTAAGGTAATGGAGCAAGTAGTAGTAAATGCTAAAACTTTGGCAGCTGAACTTATTTCTCACGGATTTAGCATAGTAAGTGGTGGAACTGATAATCATATAGTAATGGTTGATTTAAGAAGTAAGAATTTGACAGGAAAACAATTTGAAAAAGCTCTTGAATATGTAGGAATAACAGTTAATAAAAATGTTATTCCTGATGACCCACAGTCACCATTTGTAACTAGTGGTGTTCGTATCGGTCTTACATCAATATCTCAAAGAGGTCTTAAAGAAAAAGAAGTTATACAAATAGCAGGAATAATGAATAAAGTAGCAGAAAATATTGATAATAAAGAAGTATTAGATGAATGTAAAGTAGAAGCTCAGGAACTTATAGCTAAATTCCCATTATATCCAGAAGGATATTTTGAAGATTAA